One Cryptomeria japonica chromosome 9, Sugi_1.0, whole genome shotgun sequence genomic window carries:
- the LOC131061909 gene encoding uncharacterized protein LOC131061909 isoform X1, with translation MNRKPGDWNCSSCQHLNFSRRDSCQKCGDPRPGGSRGDERSEYGSFSRGGGGGGGGGGGSYGYGGGGGGGYGGGSDVRPGDWYCSAGGCGAHNFASRSSCFKCGSGKEESGGGGGSGFESSGGRGGSRGGGFGFGSSYNAGSGGRSGWKSGDWICGRSGCNEHNFASRMECFRCSAPRESGVEQ, from the exons ATGAATCGCAAGCCGGGTGACTGGAATTGTTCTTCATGCCAACACCTTAATTTCAGCAGGAGGGATTCGTGCCAGAAGTGTGGAGATCCAAGGCCCGGAGGGTCCCGTGGAGATGAAAGGAGTGAATATGGAAGCTTCAgcaggggaggaggaggaggaggaggaggaggaggaggaagttacggatatggaggaggaggtggtgggggttATGGAGGGGGCTCTGATGTTAGGCCTGGGGACTGGTATTGTTCTGCCGGAGGGTGCGGCGCTCACAATTTCGCCAGCCGTTCAAGCTGCTTTAAATGTGGATCTGGTAAAGAGGAATCCGGCGGTGGAGGAGGTAGTGGGTTCGAGTCCTCTGGAGGGCGGGGAGGATCCAGAGGAGGCGGCTTTGGCTTTGGCTCTTCCTATAACGCTGGATCTGGCGGACGCTCTGGATGGAAGTCCGGTGACTGGATTTGTGGCAG GTCAGGATGTAACGAGCACAACTTTGCCAGCAGGATGGAATGCTTCAGGTGCAGCGCTCCAAGAGAGTCTG GGGTTGAACAGTGA
- the LOC131061909 gene encoding uncharacterized protein LOC131061909 isoform X2 — translation MNRKPGDWNCSSCQHLNFSRRDSCQKCGDPRPGGSRGDERSEYGSFSRGGGGGGGGGGGSYGYGGGGGGGYGGGSDVRPGDWYCSAGGCGAHNFASRSSCFKCGSGKEESGGGGGSGFESSGGRGGSRGGGFGFGSSYNAGSGGRSGWKSGDWICGRSGCNEHNFASRMECFRCSAPRESGTAV, via the exons ATGAATCGCAAGCCGGGTGACTGGAATTGTTCTTCATGCCAACACCTTAATTTCAGCAGGAGGGATTCGTGCCAGAAGTGTGGAGATCCAAGGCCCGGAGGGTCCCGTGGAGATGAAAGGAGTGAATATGGAAGCTTCAgcaggggaggaggaggaggaggaggaggaggaggaggaagttacggatatggaggaggaggtggtgggggttATGGAGGGGGCTCTGATGTTAGGCCTGGGGACTGGTATTGTTCTGCCGGAGGGTGCGGCGCTCACAATTTCGCCAGCCGTTCAAGCTGCTTTAAATGTGGATCTGGTAAAGAGGAATCCGGCGGTGGAGGAGGTAGTGGGTTCGAGTCCTCTGGAGGGCGGGGAGGATCCAGAGGAGGCGGCTTTGGCTTTGGCTCTTCCTATAACGCTGGATCTGGCGGACGCTCTGGATGGAAGTCCGGTGACTGGATTTGTGGCAG GTCAGGATGTAACGAGCACAACTTTGCCAGCAGGATGGAATGCTTCAGGTGCAGCGCTCCAAGAGAGTCTG GCACTGCTGTATAA